CCGGATACGGCGGTCCCTGTCCTCCTGTCGGTGAACACCGTTATTTTTTCAAACTCTTTGCACTGGATACAGAGTTGCCTGATCTGAATAAACCGACCTCTGCTGAATTGCAGGAGGCGATGCAGGGCCACATACTGGAGCAAACCGAGTTGATCGGTCTTTACGAAAAATAAATCAGGATCAAGACAACACTCTATTCCTGAATTTCTTTCTTGATACGGTTCTTTTTCTCAAGAACAAGCACGCGGCTGATATAATCGCGTGCGGACTCTTTGTCCATCAGCGCATAGGAGATAATATGAACACGGTCCCCTTGCGCGCATTTCAACGCAGCAGGACCGTTCATACCAATCATTCCGCTGCCGCGCTCTCCGGAGATCGTATAGGTCTCCAGACGTTCGCCGTTTTCAAGATTGACAATCTGTACCCGTTCACCGGGCAAGATATCCATACGATCCATAAAGTCCTGGTCTATGGTGATACTGCCCTCGTAGTACAGATCGGCCTGCGTCACGGTGGCATTGTGTATTTTCGATTTCATGATCGTGATCATCATTTAAAACTCTCCTCCTCGGATGGAAAGCGTTGATTTTTCACATCAGCTGTATAGGATTGCACCGCTTCACGCACCAGGGACTGTAAATTTAGGTATTTGCGAACAAACTTTGCTTTAAAGTCGGGAAACAACCCAAGCAGATCGTATAAAACCAGAACCTGTCCGTCGCAGTCCGGTCCGGATCCAATGCCGATCGTCGGGATACGCAGGTCAGCGGTAATCCGGCGCGCCAGCGCGGCAGGCACACACTCCAGAACCACCGAAAACGCTCCGGCGTGTTGAATATCCTGCGCTTGCTGGATCAGCAATTCAGCTTCATCCGCTGTACGGCCCACAACTTTAAAGGACTCGGCCGTTTGCGGAAGCAGACCCAGATGTGACATCACCGGAATATCCCGCTGCACCAGCTCGTGTACCAGTTGAGGATTGCCTTCGGGTTTAACCGCATCCGCGCCATTCTCCACAAGCTCACGCGCCCGAGTCAGGGCCTCGTTTGTATCTTGTGACACCGGGAACGGCAAATCCGCCACAACAAACGTATTAGGCGCGCCTTTGCGCACAGCTGACAGATGCCGCAGCATATCCTGCATACTCACCTTTTTGGTCGATTCAGCGCCCAGAATCACATGACCCAGAGAATCTCCCACTAAAATCATATCAACCAAGCCGTCCAGAATGCCGGCAAAACTGTAATCATAACAGGTCAGCATGCTCAGTTTTTCAACATTTTTTTTGGCCAGAATATCAGGTATCACAGGAAAACTTTCTATGCATGATATGGTTATCAATTAAACGGGTCTCTCCCACAAACACCGCCAACGCCAGTATCGTGTCGTCCCGGACATATTCCACATCCTGCATCGATCCGTTTACAAATTGCACATAATCGATGACAGCATCGGGGGCGGTTTTGATCCTGTTCTCCGCCTCTTGAACCAAAACAGCAGCAGAGCGTTCACCGGATCGGTACAGCTGCACAACCTTGCCGATCGCCCGGCTCAGCACCAACGCCTGTTTGCGTTCATCCGGGGATAAATAGCGGTTGCGTGAACTTTTCGCCAGACCATCAGGTTCCCGGACCAGCGGGCAGGGCACGATACGTACGGGAAAATTCAAATCTTGAACCATACGCTGGATAATGATCAACTGCTGTATATCTTTTTCACCGAAATAGGCCTGATGCGGCTGAATGATATGGAACAATTTGCTCACGATGGTACAGACACCGCGAAAATGTCCCGGCCTCGAAGCGCCGCAGAGATTATCCTGCAGCTCATCAATGTCCACAAAGGCCAGCATTCGCTCGCCGAGTATTTCACGCGCGTTCGGATTGAACACAAGATCAACACTTAGGTCGTCTGCCATCTTTACATCCGCGTTCAAGGTTTTCGGATACTGATCCAGATCTTCATGCTCGCCAAACTGCAGCGGATTGACGAAAATGGAAATTGCCGTATAATCATTGTCGGCAACAGACTGCCGAATCAGAGCCGCATGTCCTTCGTGCAGGGCTCCCATGGTCGGGACCAGTCCGATCTGTGTTTCGGGGGAAAGATTTTTTAAAATCCGGCGAGTATCTTGTATGTTGTGAGTGACGTCCATAATAGTTCTGTTTGACTCTTTTTTTTTCAAAAAGATAACAATCTCACAAGCTAAAACAAACAAGAAAATGGATTCAATCGATTGATTTTCTTGCGAAAATCAAGCTAAAGAAACCGCAATGAATTGAATATCATCACGTAATCAATAGTTCAGGGTGCCGGAAAAGACGCTGTAAAAAGTGATGAATTCAGTTTATCTCCCCGGACAAACCATCAGATGTATCCCATTACATCTGCCCCCCTGAGCCAAGATTTATGACACAATCTGCTTTAACTTTTCCGCAGGCTGGGGTCCGACCATAAATTCCCGGATCACACCCTGCTGCACCAGTACGGTGGACGGGGTACCCATAACTCCAAATTTCTGCGCGGTCGACATGTCCTTGCTGATGTCCACCGGCACCACATGTTTGTTGCGTTTGGACATATTCTGAACCACCGGGGTCATATCCCGGCAGGCCCGGCAGCCCGGACTGTAAAAGTAAATCAGTGCTTTCTGACCGCTGTTAATCAATTGACCCAGCTTTCCGGACAGACTCGGAGCCGGTTTGCCTTTTTTCATGCGCATCTTGAACACCATAAAAAACTGCATACCGAAAAACAGGCCGACTATCCCCAAAATAACATATAAAATAATCATAACATTTTCCTCCATTTTTACCTATTAGATGCAGCACAGGTAATTTGGATTCAGCCTTTTTGGAGTGAATTATCCATTGATAGTTCACGGAATGCACTCAGCGCAGGAACCGCGCATACAGTACGGCTTTTAACGACAGCTCATCTCTCTCATTCCGCACCCTGCTCGGCAACATCGCGGATGTTGCCGCCAAACTCTACTCGCGTCGTATTATTCTCCCATTGAACGACGAGTGGGAGTGGCACAAATATAAAACAGGCCAGATATCAACTCTGCCTATTTTCTGCGACTTGTAACGGAATTATTTAAAAAACGCGAACAAAATCCCCAACAATGCCCCCACCTGGCCGATCCAGAAAATGAACATCCAGCGGATCATATTACGTTCTACATGGGCAATATTAATATTTACTTTGCCTATTTCCTCCGTCATGCGCTCATTGACCCTGGATATTTCTGTGGTAATACGATTATCCAGACGCTGTTCCGTTTGTGCAATCGCCAGTTTCAGATTACCGGTTTCTTTAGTGATGCGTTCATTGACTTTACCAATTTCTTCAGTGATGCGTACATTGACTTTGCCAATTTCTTCAGTGATGCGTTCATTGACTTTGCCGATTTCTTCGGTTAAACGATGTTCAAATTTTTCCTCAACAAACGTCAGCATCTCGTGTTTTTGTTCATCTTTGCTCACATTTATCAAATTTATGAGGCTTTGGGAGGCATTTTCACCGAGTTTATCTCTCAGCGGTTTTTCAACTGCGGCAACTTTTGCCATTTCACCCTCCTTTTTATGGTAAACATAACATAATTTAATGATATTTCAGGTAAATGCAAGAGAAAAGTCAAAGACAGTCATAAGCGCGGAGGCATTCATGGGAGCCTCGGAGTGCTTGAAAAAAACCCAGCCTGTCCCTGAAGAATCTATCATGTATTCATTCATATTGCACGAACTGCACTCGGCGTAAAAACCGCGCATTGCGGGCACGCGGACTTTTGACAAACAACAGCGTTCCTCGGCACTGCCCTGCACGGCAGCATCGCGTATTTTTGCACTTTTCACCCCCGTCGTTCAATTTTCCAATTGTACGACGAGTGAAATTCGCCGTTTCAGCTTTTTGAACCGATTTATACTTGAATTTGAACGAATAATTCACTATATATAAACAAAAAATCACGGTTAAACATTACTCATAAAAAAGGTTTTGATATGATAATGCAAACAGCTCAACGATTTTTGATGACCGCTCTGTTCATTTCTGCCATCACCCTGACAGCCCAGGAACTTGCACCGATTCCGCTTCCCGCCCCCCAAACAGACAGCACTGAACCGCTGATGCAGGCATTGAAAACCCGGCACTCCACCCGGTCTTTTAAACCGGACACACTGTCCACGCAAATGCTCGGCGACCTGTGCTGGGCCGCTTTCGGCATCAGTCGACCCGAGTCCGGCAAACGCACAGCGCCGTCGGCTATGAACCGCCAGGAAATTGATGTATACGTGGCTCTGCAAAAAGGATTGTATCTTTATAATGCAAAAGCTCATCAGCTTCAGCCTGTGGTTGACAAAGACTTGCGCGCTGAAACCGGCACTCAGGATTACACCGGAAAAGCGCCGGTGAATCTGGTCTATGTCGCGGACCTGTCAAAAATGGGCGATGGTTCAATCGAAAGCAAACTACCCTATGCTTATGCAGACACCGGTTTTATCGGTGAAAATGTCTATTTGTTTTGCGCCGCTAAAAATCTTGGAACTGTTGTCCGGGGCAGCATCGACCGTGAAACACTGGGGCCGTTGATGAAATTGCGCCGTGACCAGAAAATCATACTTGCCCAGACGCTTGGATATCCGGACAATTCCCCCAAAGATAAATCGAAAGAATAGCCAGTTTGCTGCGGTTTTTCGCCCATAAATACCGTTCGTTTCTGAACCGGAAACGCACCCAAACCGCCAATCATGAGCCGTGGGCGAAAATTATTTTTGCGACACGCCGGTGCGAATTCTGAACACGCTTTATCTAATCCCGGCACAATTCTTCAACAGAACCTGCTTTTTTTATTTCAACCGGAAAAAATATGCCGGTCTTGTTCAATTTCAGGACAAGCCGGTCTATTTCATCATTGTCATGCCGTGCTAACTGACGTGTATCAGATTTTCGCGTCCTGGCCCCTGAGTGATCCGTCCACCGGCGGCAGCGAACAATCCGTGATCACCTCGGGCGCGATCACCGCATTTGACGAGTCCTTTTGCAATATGCGTATCAACGGATATACTGGCGCCGAACGCAGTCAGCGCAGCGACAACCGTCCTCCGGGCGGCGCGACCTCCTGGCGGGTGCTGCAAACATCCCGCATTCCGGATGTATTTGTCGAGTTTGCCGTTTCACCCATGACCGGCACAAGCTTGACGATCGACCACATTTCTTTTGAAATCGGCGGCAATTCCAGCAACTATTTAAAAGCCGAGGTGCTGTATTCCACAGATTCCACGTTTTCAGCCTTTAATCAAATACCGGATGAACTTGTGCTGGAGGGCAATGACTATGCTTACCCCGGTTATCTGCTGCGCGCCTATGCCACCAATCAGGCGGGAACCGCTTACGGGCACGGAAAAGGAATTCACAACACTTGATTCCATTGCCCCGCCCACAGTCTTTACCGGTGCGGTCAGCAATATTCTCGTCCATTCAGCGGAATGCCGCGGATTTGTCATTGACTGGGGCGGTGATTCGCTGACCGCGCGCGGTATGGTCTGGAACACAACCGGCGATCCGACCCTGGATGATCACAATACCCGGGACGGCACAGAAATCGGTGAATTCATCAGTTTTCTGCATCACCTGGAGCAGTCAACCACGTATTATGTGCGTGCCTATGCGGTCAACAGCGCCGGGGCCGGATACGGCGCCATCCGCGATTTCACCACACAGGCGCCGCAACGGGATGTGGTCAAAGTCGTTGATCCGAATGGAAACGGCGATTATACCACCGTGCAGGCAGCTTTTAATGATGTCCCGAATCACTATACCGGTCTCTGGAAGA
This genomic window from candidate division KSB1 bacterium contains:
- the panC gene encoding pantoate--beta-alanine ligase; translated protein: MDVTHNIQDTRRILKNLSPETQIGLVPTMGALHEGHAALIRQSVADNDYTAISIFVNPLQFGEHEDLDQYPKTLNADVKMADDLSVDLVFNPNAREILGERMLAFVDIDELQDNLCGASRPGHFRGVCTIVSKLFHIIQPHQAYFGEKDIQQLIIIQRMVQDLNFPVRIVPCPLVREPDGLAKSSRNRYLSPDERKQALVLSRAIGKVVQLYRSGERSAAVLVQEAENRIKTAPDAVIDYVQFVNGSMQDVEYVRDDTILALAVFVGETRLIDNHIMHRKFSCDT
- the panB gene encoding 3-methyl-2-oxobutanoate hydroxymethyltransferase, with protein sequence MIPDILAKKNVEKLSMLTCYDYSFAGILDGLVDMILVGDSLGHVILGAESTKKVSMQDMLRHLSAVRKGAPNTFVVADLPFPVSQDTNEALTRARELVENGADAVKPEGNPQLVHELVQRDIPVMSHLGLLPQTAESFKVVGRTADEAELLIQQAQDIQHAGAFSVVLECVPAALARRITADLRIPTIGIGSGPDCDGQVLVLYDLLGLFPDFKAKFVRKYLNLQSLVREAVQSYTADVKNQRFPSEEESFK
- a CDS encoding thioredoxin family protein, producing MIILYVILGIVGLFFGMQFFMVFKMRMKKGKPAPSLSGKLGQLINSGQKALIYFYSPGCRACRDMTPVVQNMSKRNKHVVPVDISKDMSTAQKFGVMGTPSTVLVQQGVIREFMVGPQPAEKLKQIVS
- a CDS encoding DUF1640 domain-containing protein, which codes for MAKVAAVEKPLRDKLGENASQSLINLINVSKDEQKHEMLTFVEEKFEHRLTEEIGKVNERITEEIGKVNVRITEEIGKVNERITKETGNLKLAIAQTEQRLDNRITTEISRVNERMTEEIGKVNINIAHVERNMIRWMFIFWIGQVGALLGILFAFFK
- a CDS encoding SagB/ThcOx family dehydrogenase; translated protein: MIMQTAQRFLMTALFISAITLTAQELAPIPLPAPQTDSTEPLMQALKTRHSTRSFKPDTLSTQMLGDLCWAAFGISRPESGKRTAPSAMNRQEIDVYVALQKGLYLYNAKAHQLQPVVDKDLRAETGTQDYTGKAPVNLVYVADLSKMGDGSIESKLPYAYADTGFIGENVYLFCAAKNLGTVVRGSIDRETLGPLMKLRRDQKIILAQTLGYPDNSPKDKSKE
- the panD gene encoding aspartate 1-decarboxylase, with the translated sequence MMITIMKSKIHNATVTQADLYYEGSITIDQDFMDRMDILPGERVQIVNLENGERLETYTISGERGSGMIGMNGPAALKCAQGDRVHIISYALMDKESARDYISRVLVLEKKNRIKKEIQE